In the Acetonema longum DSM 6540 genome, TGACCTGCTCCTATATTTAGCCATGAACCGGGGCAAGGCATTAAGCCGCGAACAGATCCTGGAGCGGGTCTGGGACTATCGTTATTTCGGCGACTTGCGAACCGTGGACACCCATGTGAACCGGCTCAGAATTAAACTGGGGCCCTTAAACAAATGGATTCAGACCGTCAGGGGACTGGGCTATCTATTTGAGGAAGCAAAATGAAGCTGTCAATTAAAACCAAACTGTATCTGGGCATGAGCGGTCTGGTCCTGTTGTATGTGGGCCTGATCTGGATGCTGACAACCCAGTATCTCGAAGACTACTATCTGAGCAAAAAAAAGGACCTGCTGCGTCAAAGCAGCCAGGCGATTGCTGAACTGTATACAGGCGATCCGGGAACAATTGCTTTTACCCTGCAGCGGCTGGAGAGTGACAGGAGCGTTTCCATTCGGATTACCGATATAGCCGGTATTACAAAATACAGTTCGGTTTACCGTGTGATTAATGGCAAGCCCTTTTTCCCGGAAACCACCGCCCTTCCGAATGAGGCTTCCCGTTCCAGGGCATCTTCCCAATATCTGAAAGTAAACCAGGAAGTCAGTGACCAATTCACCCTGGAAATCCAAAAAGACACGATTTTAAACCGGGAGTTTTTGGTGTTGGAACGCAGATTGAAGAACAGCGACCTCTTGACGCTGCGGATTCATCTCTCCACCATCAGGGAAAGTGTGGCTATTGTCAATCAGTTCATGGGGTTTACCGCCATTCCGGTCATTTTGCTGGGCTGCATTTGGACAATAATTGTTGCCAGACGCTTCACCAATCCCATTATCCAGCTGAAAGACATTGCTCACAGCATGGCGAATCTGGACTTCCGGCAGAAGTGCCGCCATCATAGCAACGATGAAGTGTCTGATCTGGCCGACAGCATTAATTATCTTTCCGATCAACTGGATTTGGCCATCCGGGAACTGCATCTGAAAAATCAGCGTCTGACGGAAGATATTCAAAAAGAGCGGCAAATGGATCAGATGCGCAAAGAGTTTATCTCCAATGTCTCCCATGAGCTCAAGACCCCCATCGCCCTGATTTCAGGCTATGCGGAAGGGCTCAAAACCAATGTCATGGACGATGAAGACGGTAAAAATTTTTATTGCGACGTCATCATGGATGAAGCCCGAAAAATGGATCAGCTGGTCAAAGACCTTTTGAACCTGGCCCAGCTGAAATCGGAGTACTTCCGGCTGGATAAGACCGTATTTGATATAGCAGCCTTGGTAAAGCAGGTACTCTATAAATACACCGCCATCCTGTCTGAAAAAAACGTAAAGCTGTCAATAGAAGTCAAGGCTAACGACAACGGCCTCTTGGTCTATGCCGACCAGGGCAAAATCGAGCAAATCATCGTAAACTTTATTGATAACGCCCTATATCATATCAATCAGGATAAAATCATTGCCCTGGAAATAACGCCCCAGGGAGAAAAAGTTCGCCTGTCAGTCATGAATTCCGGCAACCCTATTGCCAGACACAGTCTGGACAAAATCTGGACCAGTTTTTATCGGGCGGACCAAGCCCGGCCGCGGGAAGAAGGCAGGGTTGGCTTAGGTTTGGCTATTGTAAAAGCTATCCAGGAACGTCATCATAACGGTTTTGGCGCAGAGAACCTGGAACAGGGAGTTAAATTCTGGATCGATCTGGACCGCGCCAGGAACGGCGCAGCCTAAAGAGTCCCCGGCCATCGCCGGGGACTCTTGTGTAAAATGCCTGGTCAGGCAGGTATTATTGCGCTTGAGCGGGATCTCCGCTTGCCGGGACGGGTTCACAGTCATCCAGCAACTTTTTGGCTTCAATATAGCTGGCAATGCCTGCCGCTGCCTTTTTGGCCTCCTTCATGGCCAGGACTACGGTCGCCGGTTCATGGACCACATCACCGCCGGCGAATACTCCCCGACGGGTGGTCATGCCGTATGGTCGCTCCTTCGTTATGACATAGCCGTTTTCATTCACATCAATGCCGGTGGTGGTAGATACAATCCGGGCCGCCGGACGCTGGCCCACTGCCATGATGACTTTATCGGCCGGCAGGATGCGCAGCTGGCAGGAGGGCGTCGGCTTGCCATTGGCGTCTATTTTTTGCAGTTCATACTCTACCCCCCGGACCCGCTCGCCGCCGGTAAAGGCCGTGGGACTGGCCAGCCACTCGAATTGGACGCCTTCGGCGACAGCCTGCTCGTATTCCGATTGTAATGCCGGCATCTCCGTCTGGGTCCGCCGGTAGACAATGGTTACCCGCTGGGCTCCCAGGCGCAAAGCCGTACGAGCTGCGTCTATGGCTACATTGCCGGCGCCGATGACCACCACCCGGTCCCCTTTGGCCACCGGTACTTCTTTCTGATCCAGATTGCCGCCGGCCGCCAGAGCCACCATGCTGAGGAAATAGGTGGCCTGTACCACTCCCGGCAGATCTTTCCCCGGTACTTCCAAGGTGCGGGGCAGAGCCGTGCCGGTGCCGATGAAGATAGCGTCGAAGCCCCGGTCAAAGATCTGATCCGCAGTTATATCCTGGCCTACCAGTACATTGGTCTCGAACAGAATGCCCAGTTGTTTTAACCGGTCAATTTCCCGGCGAACCACATCCTTATTGAGCCGAAAAGCCGGGATACCGTACAGGAGAACGCCTCCCGGCTCATTCTGGCCTTCAAAGACCGTAACAGCAAAGCCGGCTTTGGCCAGGTCTCCGGCTACGGTCAGACCGGCGGGGCCGGAGCCAATGACGGCGACAGATCCTTTAGTGGCCTGGGTGGGGGTAATCCTGTCAACCTCCATGTCCGATTCAAAATCCGCCACAAACCGCTCCAGTTTACCGATACGAATGCCTTTTTGCTGTTTGGTCATGACACAATGGGCCTCACACTGCTTTTCATGGGGACAGACCCGGCCGCAAACAGCCGGCAGGCTGCTGCGCTGGGCGATAATCTTACTGGCCTGGCCAAAGTTGCCCTGAGCGACGCAGGATACAAAACCGGGAATGTCGTTGTCAATCGGGCAGCCGGTGCGGCATAAAGGCCTGGGACAATTGAGGCATCGCTTGGCTTCCGCAATGGCCTCCCGGATAGTAAATCCCTGATCCTCTGAGAATGTTAGCTTGTCTTTATCAAAATCGGTTTTTTTGTCAATCAGCATGTCAATCTCCTCTTTCTATTCGGATAAAGCTGAAATAGTAATGATAGGAATGCGAAAATCTGAGACAGTTATGCTTTATTCACAAAGTATGATACCGCAGAAAGGAAAAACAAGCAACATTGTGAATTTATTACCGATGATGGGGGTTTTCTCAGGGAGATGGATGTCTCCTGACGGGCTGATGAGAAACAAACAGCAGGGCTGCGAACCGGAGTTCGAGCCCTGCTGTTGTTTATTTATTCTTGGTGTCAGTTGTTTTTGACGGTCGCGCCGTGTCCGT is a window encoding:
- a CDS encoding ATP-binding protein, encoding MKLSIKTKLYLGMSGLVLLYVGLIWMLTTQYLEDYYLSKKKDLLRQSSQAIAELYTGDPGTIAFTLQRLESDRSVSIRITDIAGITKYSSVYRVINGKPFFPETTALPNEASRSRASSQYLKVNQEVSDQFTLEIQKDTILNREFLVLERRLKNSDLLTLRIHLSTIRESVAIVNQFMGFTAIPVILLGCIWTIIVARRFTNPIIQLKDIAHSMANLDFRQKCRHHSNDEVSDLADSINYLSDQLDLAIRELHLKNQRLTEDIQKERQMDQMRKEFISNVSHELKTPIALISGYAEGLKTNVMDDEDGKNFYCDVIMDEARKMDQLVKDLLNLAQLKSEYFRLDKTVFDIAALVKQVLYKYTAILSEKNVKLSIEVKANDNGLLVYADQGKIEQIIVNFIDNALYHINQDKIIALEITPQGEKVRLSVMNSGNPIARHSLDKIWTSFYRADQARPREEGRVGLGLAIVKAIQERHHNGFGAENLEQGVKFWIDLDRARNGAA
- a CDS encoding NAD(P)-dependent oxidoreductase, yielding MLIDKKTDFDKDKLTFSEDQGFTIREAIAEAKRCLNCPRPLCRTGCPIDNDIPGFVSCVAQGNFGQASKIIAQRSSLPAVCGRVCPHEKQCEAHCVMTKQQKGIRIGKLERFVADFESDMEVDRITPTQATKGSVAVIGSGPAGLTVAGDLAKAGFAVTVFEGQNEPGGVLLYGIPAFRLNKDVVRREIDRLKQLGILFETNVLVGQDITADQIFDRGFDAIFIGTGTALPRTLEVPGKDLPGVVQATYFLSMVALAAGGNLDQKEVPVAKGDRVVVIGAGNVAIDAARTALRLGAQRVTIVYRRTQTEMPALQSEYEQAVAEGVQFEWLASPTAFTGGERVRGVEYELQKIDANGKPTPSCQLRILPADKVIMAVGQRPAARIVSTTTGIDVNENGYVITKERPYGMTTRRGVFAGGDVVHEPATVVLAMKEAKKAAAGIASYIEAKKLLDDCEPVPASGDPAQAQ